The DNA sequence CCTGGTGCGGGCACTGTCAGGCAGCACAACCCGCAGTTCAGGAGGTACTAAGCGAATATTCGCAGCTTCCTCACATCAAGGTAGTTGACGGTAAAGGTAAACCACTGGGTCGTGCATTCAGAGTTAAGCGTTGGCCGACCTTTATTTTACTGCATAAAGGGATGGAAGTGGCGCGATTGGTACGGCCTTTGGGTACTGACGAGATACGCGAGTTGCTCGCTCAATGCAAATAATTTGAGTACTAATAAAACCCAAGGCATTATTATTTTAGCGCTTCTGCAGCTCTCAAGCGCTAGAGTTTTATGTGCAAATTAATGGAGTTCACTTTTGTCGGCGTTTTTATTCACCACAAGCGAATAAAAAATATTTGCAGAAGATTGCAGATAAATGCTTTAACATTGTCAGAAAAGTGTAAACTGCGACCCATATCTCATTATTTTTCTTATTGCCATTAAAAAAATCGACAAATAATTGATGTTAAGTTGACCTTTTTATTTTTGCCTGTAAAGTGTCATCAACGTCTAATTCTTTGTTTATTGTCCTTAAAAGGAAAAATATGCATAAAATCATAAATGTTAAATTGACTTCTATTTTCTCCCCAATATGCCAAACGCTGCTTCAGGAGGATGCTAAAAGGATCAAAACACAATCTGAGGATCAAGACACGGATAACCGCACTGAGTTACTTATTATTCGTCTCGATGGGACTATTATTGGTTATGCTACTTTTGACGTTATTGATGATATACATGTCAATATTAATTCACTACATTTCAGAAAAATCGTTAAAGATCATTCACTCGGTGAATACTGGTTATCTCGCCAATTAAATCGCTATTTACGTAATAATACCTATATCAATTTTTTGCTGGCCAGTTAACAACTCTGCTGCAGAAGGGTGAAAAAGAACAATATTTGTGACTGCACTGTTAAAAGTGCAAGCACAAATATAAAATCAGTCAGTTAGTTTTACAAATGGGTTACTCCGCACGTAGGGCTTCAACCGGATTGAGCCGGGCAGCGCGCCGGGCAGGCAGGACACCGGCAATAAGGCCAATACTGATAGCGATAACTTCGGCCAGAATAACAAAGTTCCATGAGGTATGGACAGGCAGTGCAGGCAGACTCAGATGCAGTAGTTGGGCAATGCCGATACCGAGTCCCAGTCCGGCGAGTCCACCAACGGCTGAAAGTATAATCGCCTCACCTAAAAACAAACTGAGTACCTGAGACCGCCTCGTCCCCAATGCCCGAATTAAACCTATTTCACTGATCCGTTCATTAACGGAAATGGTCATGATAGTGACTATCCCAATCGCACCGACTAATAATGAAATACCGCCAATAGCCCCAACGGCAAAGGTCAGCACATTTAAGACAGAACCCAGTACCTCAAGCATTTGTTGCTGAGAGGTAATAGTCACATCATCTTTGCCATGGCGCTCTGCGAGGATTTTTTCAATCCCAGCTACTACGGTTTCAACGGAGATACTACCATCGTAAAGCAAATCCACTTCATGCAGGCTGTCACGGTTAAATAAACTCAAGGCACGGGATGCCGGAATAAAAACAGTATCATCCAGATCAAAGCCCAATACGTTACCTTTTGACGCCATTACACCAATAATACGAAAACGATTCCCTCCGACTGTAATGCGTTGTCCTAAAGGATTTAAATCGTCAAATAATTCATATTTGAGTTTACTGCCGAGTACAGCAAAAGCGCGTGGAGCGGTGGGATCATCATCGGGCAGAAATCGGCCTGACTTGACGCTCATTTGAAAAGCTTCCGGCATTTGTGAACCGGCACCATAAATCGTAGTACGGCGACTACGGTTGCCCGCTTCTACCTCGGCATTACCCTGCACAACAGCCACCACGGCTCGGGCATAAGGTAGCCGTTTAAGCGCCTGCGCATCTTCAACGGTTAATGGCCGCTCAGTACCAAACACACCCATACTGATGCCGCTAGTCGTCGCTTTTCCTGGATTGATGGCCACCAAATTAGTACCAAATTGGGTAAATTCCGCAAGCACAAATTGATGGACACCTTCGCCGATAGACGTTAACAGGACAACGGCAGCAACGCCCACTGCAATGCCTAATGCAGATAAAAAACTGCGCAGACGATGTGCAATCAGGGATGAAGTGGTTAAATGTAGAAGGTCGCGCAGCTGCATAATCTATTTACCCGTCAGGGCGAGAACAGGATTCAGACGCGCAGCTTGTTGTGCCGGCAGTAAACTAAAAATAAATCCGGCTAATAGACTGACAGCAACCGCAGTCAATACCGCCCAGAGCGGAGAATAGGCAGGCAAAGCAGGAAAAACCAGTCTGATAGCAAAACAACCCAGTTCGCCCAATAATACACCGAGCACAGCGCCGAAGATCGATAACATAATGGCTTCGAATAAAATCAAATAAACAATCTGACGCGAAGGTGCACCTAAGGCTTTGAGTAAACCAATTTCTGCAGTACGTTGAGAGACGGCGACCAGCATCACATTCATAATTAAAATACCGGCGACAGCCAGGCTGATTGCCGCAATGCCGCCAATAGCATAAGTTAGTGCGCCTAATATACGATCAAAGGTTTTCAGTACCGCATCCTGGGTGATCACGGTCACATCCCGTTTGCCCTGATGACGCTCTTTTAACAGCTCGATAGTGGATTGCTTGACTGACTCGATGGCAGAACGGGTTTTAACTTCCAGCAGAATACGAAACAGTGAAGCGCTGTTAAATAACTGCTGCGCAGATGCCACCGGAATAATAATAGTATCCTGTACATCCACACCAATCGACCGCCCTGTTGAGGCCATAATGCCGATCACCCGAAAACGCCGATCCCCCAGACGTATCCATTGACCTAACGCTGCTTGTGCTGCAAATAGTTGATCTTTTATATTACGCCCAATCACACAAACAGGAGTAGCACGATCTAAATCACCGGCAGGTAAAAAATGCCCCTGGGCCAGTTGCCAATGGCGAATATTTAATAGCTCGGCGTTACTGCCAATAATGGGTACTTCACGTGATCGGCCCTGAAAACTGGCATTAATTGAACCGATATTGATCGGCGCTATACGGCGAATATTTAGGTTACGGGTTAATGCCTGCGCATCATCAAGGGTCAGATCACGAGGAGTTGTCCCCACCATAGCAACGGAATTAAGCCCTGATGTTTCAGAATAACCAGGAAAAACAATCACCAGATTGGTACCTAATGAGCTAAATTCATTGCTGACATAACGCCGGGCACCCTCCCCTAAAGCGGTTAACATAATGACCGAGGCAACCCCGATAGCCATCGC is a window from the Psychromonas ingrahamii 37 genome containing:
- a CDS encoding thioredoxin family protein: MKSTQMGFNPDYAEDAPTLEQISALVGDAILEFGVPWCGHCQAAQPAVQEVLSEYSQLPHIKVVDGKGKPLGRAFRVKRWPTFILLHKGMEVARLVRPLGTDEIRELLAQCK
- a CDS encoding ABC transporter permease — protein: MQLRDLLHLTTSSLIAHRLRSFLSALGIAVGVAAVVLLTSIGEGVHQFVLAEFTQFGTNLVAINPGKATTSGISMGVFGTERPLTVEDAQALKRLPYARAVVAVVQGNAEVEAGNRSRRTTIYGAGSQMPEAFQMSVKSGRFLPDDDPTAPRAFAVLGSKLKYELFDDLNPLGQRITVGGNRFRIIGVMASKGNVLGFDLDDTVFIPASRALSLFNRDSLHEVDLLYDGSISVETVVAGIEKILAERHGKDDVTITSQQQMLEVLGSVLNVLTFAVGAIGGISLLVGAIGIVTIMTISVNERISEIGLIRALGTRRSQVLSLFLGEAIILSAVGGLAGLGLGIGIAQLLHLSLPALPVHTSWNFVILAEVIAISIGLIAGVLPARRAARLNPVEALRAE
- a CDS encoding ABC transporter permease, with product MKTSLRDITVFSWGALSGYPTRTILMLTAMAIGVASVIMLTALGEGARRYVSNEFSSLGTNLVIVFPGYSETSGLNSVAMVGTTPRDLTLDDAQALTRNLNIRRIAPINIGSINASFQGRSREVPIIGSNAELLNIRHWQLAQGHFLPAGDLDRATPVCVIGRNIKDQLFAAQAALGQWIRLGDRRFRVIGIMASTGRSIGVDVQDTIIIPVASAQQLFNSASLFRILLEVKTRSAIESVKQSTIELLKERHQGKRDVTVITQDAVLKTFDRILGALTYAIGGIAAISLAVAGILIMNVMLVAVSQRTAEIGLLKALGAPSRQIVYLILFEAIMLSIFGAVLGVLLGELGCFAIRLVFPALPAYSPLWAVLTAVAVSLLAGFIFSLLPAQQAARLNPVLALTGK